Proteins found in one Deltaproteobacteria bacterium genomic segment:
- a CDS encoding aminoacyl-histidine dipeptidase, translated as MSEAIVGLEPKLVWEIFAGIASVPRPSKHEEKIIAHIDTLAKSRGFVVDQDLTANLVIRVPATPGYESAPVVVMQGHVDMVCEKNSDVDFDFMTEGIRLRRDGDWLRGTGTTLGADNGLGVAMALAAAMAPAVVHGPLEILLTVDEETGLTGAMYLSNELITGRILVNLDSEETGIVYMGCAGGAGVSAHLPLRWADANDTQVGVRLVVRGLRGGHSGGNIHENRANAVKILARTLKALSPHHIHIAAMQGGDKHNAIPREAFAVFSLPQKAFDKAAATVAECHAAMAQEFPRDPDFVMELVSADRPARVLDADTQTAALAMLLGFPNGVIAMSQDLPNLVETSTNLASIKIEGDALAAHNSPRSSNATAIRGVIEQIDAVARLAGAVTDVRDPYPGWQPNPDSRILRLVETVHEEVFGKKPERKAIHAGLECGIIGEKFPGMDMVSFGPDIQGAHSPDERAYIPAVAVSWKLLAAVLEAVAKGRY; from the coding sequence ATGTCTGAAGCGATCGTCGGTCTCGAACCCAAACTCGTGTGGGAGATTTTCGCGGGCATCGCGTCGGTGCCGCGTCCGTCCAAGCACGAGGAAAAAATCATCGCGCACATCGACACGCTCGCGAAGAGCCGGGGTTTCGTCGTCGATCAGGATCTCACCGCCAACCTCGTGATCCGCGTGCCCGCGACGCCGGGATACGAGAGCGCCCCCGTCGTGGTGATGCAGGGCCATGTGGACATGGTGTGCGAGAAGAACTCCGACGTCGATTTCGACTTCATGACCGAGGGCATCCGCCTGCGTCGCGACGGCGACTGGTTGCGCGGCACGGGCACCACGCTCGGCGCGGACAACGGCCTCGGCGTGGCGATGGCGCTCGCCGCCGCGATGGCCCCGGCCGTCGTTCACGGCCCGCTCGAAATCCTGCTCACGGTGGACGAGGAGACGGGGCTCACCGGCGCGATGTATCTGTCGAACGAACTCATCACCGGGCGCATTCTCGTCAACCTCGATTCCGAGGAGACGGGCATCGTGTACATGGGCTGCGCGGGCGGCGCGGGCGTGTCGGCGCATCTGCCGTTGCGCTGGGCCGACGCCAATGACACGCAGGTGGGCGTACGGCTGGTGGTTCGCGGCCTGCGCGGCGGGCACTCCGGCGGCAACATCCACGAAAACCGCGCGAACGCCGTGAAGATCCTCGCGCGCACGCTCAAAGCGCTCTCTCCGCACCACATCCACATTGCGGCCATGCAGGGCGGCGACAAGCACAATGCGATTCCGCGCGAGGCGTTCGCGGTGTTTTCGCTGCCGCAAAAGGCGTTCGACAAGGCGGCCGCGACCGTGGCCGAATGCCACGCCGCGATGGCGCAGGAGTTCCCGCGCGATCCGGATTTCGTCATGGAGTTGGTGAGCGCCGATCGCCCCGCCCGCGTGCTCGACGCCGACACGCAGACCGCCGCGCTCGCCATGCTGCTGGGCTTTCCCAACGGCGTGATCGCGATGAGCCAGGATCTGCCGAACCTCGTCGAGACCTCGACGAACCTCGCGTCGATCAAGATCGAGGGCGACGCGCTCGCCGCGCACAACAGCCCGCGTTCGTCGAACGCGACCGCGATCCGCGGCGTGATCGAGCAGATTGACGCGGTGGCGCGGCTTGCCGGCGCGGTGACCGACGTGCGCGATCCCTATCCCGGCTGGCAGCCCAATCCCGACTCGCGCATCCTGCGTCTCGTGGAAACCGTGCACGAGGAAGTCTTCGGCAAAAAGCCCGAACGCAAGGCGATCCACGCCGGGCTCGAATGCGGCATCATCGGCGAAAAATTCCCCGGCATGGACATGGTGTCGTTCGGTCCCGACATCCAGGGCGCGCATTCGCCCGACGAGCGCGCGTACATCCCCGCCGTCGCCGTGTCGTGGAAGCTGCTCGCCGCCGTGCTCGAAGCCGTGGCGAAAGGGAGGTATTAG
- a CDS encoding S9 family peptidase translates to MAKAAARAGKTRTSKSSAPKTFDFAGLMGLERISAPAVSPDGRRVAFVVSKHDPKENKVRHQIRSLDLRSREIETLTPGPGNHMAPAWSPDGKWLAFVSDRDDQHGAQLWLLPTAGGEARRVTSGWGGVGTPIFAPDSRRVLFSREVVVSADYDPKADKQTPAGEEPARAKVMGLVNEKSSARVIDDLLFRPWDHWRDRKRSHLFIVDVVTGKLNDVTPGDRDTPPVSLGSERDFAWNPNGREIAYVSNPDKVVTRSTNNSVYRLAVKGIAVAGEPVRVSNTDACDVHPRYSPDGRKLFYLGMTIPGYEADRLRIKVYDLKNGATRVYLEKFERSPMSFEFVDDDDENAVMFLAEDFGRKTVYILNLDTAQVRQLTHGTFNGLIRAIPTSDMLLVTRETACDPPDFYLFAPGWGVTPITKPGTVPADMPPDAGASVRRLTHFGDAAKSYALPKAEEFWYAGAGGDAVHGFIIKPVGFKPGKKYPLMLLIHGGPQGAFADHWHWRWNYQMFAASGAVVAFFNPRGSTGYGDKFKEQISADWGGRCYDDIMKGVDHLLATFPFIDAKRMGAAGASFGGFMINWILGHTDRFKALVCHDGVFFAETMAYTTDELWFDEYEHAGLPHVNRKAYEKYSAHRHVANFKTPTLVVHGARDYRCPESEGIGVFTALQVMGVPSRFVYFEDEGHWILKPANAQVWYHEVIGWLSKWLFGNGK, encoded by the coding sequence ATGGCGAAAGCGGCCGCGCGCGCGGGCAAGACCCGTACCTCCAAATCATCGGCGCCGAAGACGTTCGACTTCGCGGGCCTCATGGGCCTCGAACGCATTTCGGCCCCGGCGGTCTCGCCCGACGGGCGACGCGTGGCCTTCGTCGTGTCGAAGCACGACCCGAAGGAAAACAAGGTCCGCCATCAGATCCGCTCGCTCGATCTGCGTTCGCGGGAGATCGAAACGCTTACGCCCGGCCCCGGCAATCACATGGCCCCCGCGTGGTCGCCCGACGGCAAATGGCTCGCGTTCGTCTCGGACCGCGACGACCAGCACGGCGCGCAGCTCTGGCTGTTGCCCACGGCGGGCGGCGAGGCGCGGCGCGTGACGAGCGGATGGGGTGGGGTCGGCACGCCGATCTTCGCCCCCGATTCGCGCCGAGTGCTGTTTTCGCGCGAGGTGGTGGTGAGCGCCGATTACGACCCCAAGGCCGACAAGCAAACGCCTGCCGGCGAGGAGCCCGCGCGCGCAAAGGTCATGGGCCTCGTCAACGAAAAATCGAGCGCCCGCGTGATCGACGATCTGCTCTTTCGACCGTGGGACCATTGGCGCGACCGCAAGCGATCGCACCTGTTCATCGTCGATGTCGTGACGGGAAAATTGAACGACGTGACGCCCGGCGACCGCGACACCCCGCCGGTGTCGCTGGGGTCGGAGCGCGACTTCGCGTGGAATCCGAACGGGCGCGAGATCGCGTACGTCTCGAACCCCGACAAGGTCGTGACGCGCTCGACCAACAATTCGGTCTATCGCCTCGCGGTCAAGGGCATCGCCGTGGCGGGCGAGCCGGTGCGCGTGTCGAACACCGACGCGTGCGACGTGCATCCGCGCTACAGTCCCGACGGACGCAAGCTCTTCTACCTGGGGATGACGATTCCCGGTTACGAGGCCGACCGGCTGCGTATCAAGGTCTACGACCTGAAGAACGGCGCGACGCGCGTGTACCTGGAAAAGTTCGAACGAAGCCCGATGTCGTTCGAGTTCGTGGACGACGACGACGAGAACGCGGTGATGTTTCTCGCCGAGGACTTCGGACGCAAGACGGTCTACATCCTCAACCTCGACACCGCGCAGGTCCGCCAGCTCACGCACGGCACCTTCAACGGCCTGATCCGCGCGATCCCCACGTCGGACATGCTGCTCGTGACGCGCGAGACCGCGTGCGATCCGCCGGACTTCTACCTCTTCGCGCCGGGCTGGGGCGTTACGCCGATCACGAAGCCCGGCACCGTGCCCGCGGACATGCCGCCCGACGCGGGCGCAAGCGTTCGCCGGCTGACGCACTTCGGCGACGCGGCAAAATCCTACGCGCTGCCAAAGGCCGAGGAGTTCTGGTACGCGGGCGCGGGCGGCGACGCGGTGCATGGCTTCATCATCAAGCCGGTTGGTTTCAAACCGGGCAAGAAATATCCGCTGATGCTGCTGATTCACGGCGGGCCGCAGGGCGCGTTCGCCGATCACTGGCACTGGCGCTGGAACTACCAGATGTTCGCGGCGAGCGGCGCGGTGGTGGCGTTTTTCAACCCGCGCGGCTCGACGGGCTATGGCGACAAATTCAAGGAGCAGATTTCCGCGGATTGGGGCGGGCGCTGTTACGACGACATCATGAAGGGCGTCGATCATCTGCTCGCGACGTTTCCCTTCATCGACGCGAAGCGCATGGGCGCGGCAGGGGCCAGCTTCGGCGGATTCATGATCAACTGGATCCTCGGCCACACCGACCGCTTCAAGGCGCTGGTCTGCCACGACGGCGTGTTTTTCGCCGAGACGATGGCCTACACCACCGACGAGCTGTGGTTCGACGAATACGAACACGCGGGCCTACCGCACGTGAATCGCAAGGCGTACGAAAAGTACAGCGCGCATCGCCATGTGGCGAACTTCAAAACGCCGACGCTGGTGGTGCACGGCGCGCGCGATTACCGCTGCCCCGAGAGCGAGGGCATCGGCGTCTTCACCGCGCTGCAAGTCATGGGCGTGCCGTCGCGGTTCGTGTATTTCGAGGACGAGGGTCACTGGATCTTGAAGCCCGCCAACGCGCAGGTTTGGTACCACGAGGTCATCGGCTGGCTGTCGAAGTGGCTGTTTGGAAACGGGAAGTGA
- a CDS encoding DUF192 domain-containing protein, with product MLRTRRPLWILALVAAAVAVALAAHAVDLNTGLPVATMKIGAKTLTVEVAISGEQQRVGLMNRKEMAADHGMIFIYAKPKRVRFWMKNTYIPLSTAFVAEDGTIVKIADMEPLSETHHEPDVPVRYVIEANRGWFAGAGVRVGDRIDVSAFAGR from the coding sequence ATGTTGCGCACACGTCGCCCGCTTTGGATTCTCGCGCTCGTCGCGGCGGCGGTCGCCGTGGCGCTGGCGGCGCACGCGGTCGATCTCAACACCGGCCTTCCCGTCGCGACGATGAAGATCGGCGCGAAGACCCTGACGGTCGAGGTGGCGATCTCCGGCGAGCAACAGCGTGTCGGTCTGATGAACCGCAAGGAGATGGCCGCCGATCACGGGATGATCTTCATCTACGCCAAACCCAAACGCGTGCGTTTCTGGATGAAGAACACGTACATCCCGCTCTCCACGGCGTTCGTCGCCGAGGACGGCACGATCGTGAAGATCGCCGATATGGAGCCGCTCAGCGAGACGCACCACGAGCCCGACGTGCCGGTGCGTTACGTGATCGAGGCGAATCGCGGGTGGTTCGCGGGTGCGGGGGTGCGCGTGGGGGACCGGATCGACGTCTCGGCGTTCGCCGGGCGCTAG
- a CDS encoding glycosyltransferase family 39 protein yields the protein MERRRIAFALAGLTALGLSVRLWFFFAFDNSFSWESEPYSKINLVYTWLALGKPYPDTNFGPLHTWLIWLVAWSFEDKVTPIRLLSVVCGAATIPVFFAAMRRPFGDRIGLAAAALFASYPLHVRASATSLAESPYTLFFLIGLAAFLIHDEREDRSFGWLALSAAALTAGSMLRFESWLFYPVFALLALRRGFARAVGYGALLAVFPLVHMFICWKVSGDPLSFGKTSARTFALYLPQMPLAYRATGWFVCFWQVLAPAVALLAPVGMVWAMLSRRGGTVAALFAFPYLFMSVRTLKGLMDPSLLRYAIIVAALLIPFAAAAIWALARRISAAGAGTMSTERAGALAAVIVALVTPANLAWAYAQSIDNALPPEVFEASAYLRDHVGEAERVLLDKRFHPVFVIESRKNPERMLNLDYVGEPITDWDRYAELARKFHPLAYLDGREVDWGRDIKLYGRAAYEDLMARERPAWLVLDYESAGNIQAFPIPPTHAEAEIDGRRLTRAWRKGDFAIFRIAYPDEPETSPEPKP from the coding sequence GTGGAGCGGCGGCGCATCGCGTTCGCGCTCGCGGGGCTCACCGCGCTGGGCCTCAGCGTTCGGCTGTGGTTCTTTTTCGCGTTCGACAATTCCTTCTCGTGGGAATCCGAGCCTTACTCCAAGATCAATCTGGTCTACACGTGGCTCGCCCTCGGTAAGCCCTATCCCGACACGAATTTCGGCCCGCTGCATACGTGGCTCATCTGGCTGGTCGCGTGGTCCTTCGAAGACAAAGTCACGCCGATCCGCCTGCTCTCGGTCGTGTGCGGCGCGGCGACGATCCCCGTCTTTTTTGCCGCGATGCGCCGCCCCTTCGGCGACCGCATCGGGCTCGCGGCGGCGGCGCTGTTCGCCTCGTACCCGCTGCACGTGCGGGCGAGCGCCACCAGCCTCGCCGAATCGCCCTACACGCTCTTTTTCCTCATCGGCCTCGCCGCGTTCTTGATTCACGACGAGCGCGAGGATCGCTCATTCGGCTGGCTCGCGCTCTCGGCGGCGGCGCTGACGGCGGGCTCGATGCTGCGTTTCGAGAGCTGGCTGTTCTACCCCGTCTTCGCCCTGCTCGCGCTGCGGCGGGGGTTCGCGCGCGCGGTCGGCTACGGCGCGCTGCTGGCGGTCTTCCCGCTCGTGCATATGTTCATCTGTTGGAAGGTCTCCGGCGACCCGCTGTCCTTCGGCAAAACCTCGGCGCGCACCTTCGCGCTGTATCTGCCGCAGATGCCGCTTGCGTATCGCGCGACGGGCTGGTTCGTCTGTTTCTGGCAGGTGCTTGCGCCCGCCGTGGCGCTGCTCGCGCCCGTGGGCATGGTGTGGGCGATGCTTTCGCGGCGCGGCGGCACGGTCGCGGCGCTCTTCGCGTTTCCGTACCTGTTCATGTCGGTGCGCACGCTCAAGGGTCTCATGGACCCGTCGCTGCTTCGTTACGCGATCATCGTCGCCGCGCTGCTGATTCCCTTCGCCGCGGCGGCGATCTGGGCGCTCGCGCGGCGGATTTCCGCCGCAGGCGCGGGAACGATGTCGACGGAGCGCGCGGGGGCGCTCGCGGCCGTGATCGTCGCCCTCGTCACGCCCGCCAATCTCGCGTGGGCTTACGCGCAGTCGATCGACAACGCCCTGCCGCCCGAGGTCTTCGAGGCGAGCGCGTACCTGCGCGACCACGTCGGCGAGGCCGAGCGCGTGCTGCTCGACAAGCGCTTCCACCCGGTCTTCGTCATCGAGAGTCGCAAAAACCCCGAGCGCATGCTGAACCTGGACTACGTGGGCGAGCCGATCACGGACTGGGACCGCTACGCCGAACTCGCGCGCAAGTTCCACCCACTCGCCTATCTCGACGGCCGCGAGGTGGACTGGGGCCGCGATATCAAGCTGTATGGCCGCGCGGCCTATGAGGATCTGATGGCGCGCGAGCGCCCCGCGTGGCTCGTGCTCGACTACGAATCCGCGGGCAACATCCAGGCGTTTCCCATCCCGCCCACGCACGCCGAGGCCGAGATCGACGGCCGCCGCCTCACTCGCGCGTGGCGCAAGGGCGACTTCGCCATTTTCCGCATCGCATATCCGGATGAACCGGAGACGTCGCCGGAGCCGAAACCATGA
- a CDS encoding glycosyltransferase family 39 protein, which produces MTGANPTDADRTRPYGAAFFALLAIAAVARLVALLHFPNIMSTEGEEYSKLQLFMQWIANDNLYPDTNFGPLHMLLFWPTAKLFGHAAMPNRVVTLLFALATFFPLHALVRRIAGDTAALTAMALAALSSLLVIIGVNTLAEGPCLFFLVCALALFARMIDRHEMWRWRDAALFAACASAAGALRYEVWMFLPLWPLWLLARRGFARAAATGAMLAVFPIVHMAVTWKVSGHPFNFVLVSAATTSINAAVTPWDERALLWVQALARIEGWWLFGAAVLGVVYALVTGRARFAAILYTFYFAVVEIQALRAAMAPELHRYATFLVALSFPPIAVMLADAARRVIRPARFAPVVAVSAALALSASSLFYFEHVEQETHFFDESFEIARRLRGAMTEGDRVFLGKESHPLIAVESGFDWHHFRVPQYRRGEAADAESVARIFAEWRPTLVLATRHDPTFLTSAPVRFCEDTELFGRVYSPVTAHGSWCLLREDGAAGIVP; this is translated from the coding sequence ATGACCGGCGCGAATCCGACCGACGCGGACCGGACTCGCCCGTACGGCGCGGCGTTTTTCGCTCTGCTCGCGATCGCGGCCGTGGCGCGGCTCGTGGCGCTGCTGCACTTCCCCAACATCATGTCCACCGAGGGCGAGGAATATTCCAAGCTCCAGCTCTTCATGCAGTGGATCGCCAACGACAACCTCTACCCCGACACCAATTTCGGGCCGCTGCACATGCTGCTCTTCTGGCCGACGGCCAAGCTCTTCGGCCACGCGGCCATGCCCAACCGCGTTGTTACGCTGCTGTTCGCCCTCGCGACGTTTTTCCCGCTCCACGCGCTGGTGCGGCGCATCGCGGGCGACACCGCCGCGCTCACCGCCATGGCGCTCGCCGCGCTGTCGTCGCTGCTCGTCATCATCGGCGTCAACACGCTCGCCGAGGGACCGTGCCTGTTCTTCCTCGTCTGCGCACTCGCGCTTTTCGCGCGGATGATCGACCGGCACGAGATGTGGCGCTGGCGCGACGCCGCGCTCTTTGCCGCTTGTGCATCTGCGGCCGGGGCGCTGCGTTACGAGGTGTGGATGTTTCTGCCGCTGTGGCCTCTCTGGCTGCTCGCGCGGCGGGGCTTTGCCCGCGCGGCGGCGACCGGCGCGATGCTCGCCGTCTTCCCGATCGTCCACATGGCGGTGACGTGGAAGGTCTCCGGGCATCCGTTCAATTTCGTGCTCGTCAGCGCGGCGACGACCTCGATCAACGCGGCGGTGACGCCGTGGGACGAGCGCGCGCTGCTGTGGGTGCAGGCCCTCGCGCGCATCGAGGGCTGGTGGCTGTTCGGCGCGGCGGTGCTGGGCGTGGTGTACGCGCTCGTCACCGGGCGCGCGCGATTCGCGGCGATTCTGTACACGTTTTACTTCGCCGTGGTCGAGATCCAGGCGTTGCGCGCGGCCATGGCGCCCGAGCTGCACCGCTACGCCACGTTTCTCGTCGCGCTCTCGTTTCCGCCCATCGCGGTGATGCTGGCCGACGCCGCGCGGCGTGTCATTCGTCCCGCGCGATTCGCGCCTGTCGTGGCGGTGTCGGCCGCGCTCGCGCTGTCGGCGAGCTCGCTCTTCTACTTCGAGCACGTCGAACAAGAGACGCACTTTTTCGACGAGTCGTTCGAGATCGCGCGGCGGCTGCGCGGCGCGATGACCGAGGGCGACCGCGTGTTCCTGGGCAAAGAGAGCCACCCGCTGATCGCCGTGGAGAGCGGCTTCGATTGGCATCACTTCCGCGTGCCCCAGTACCGGCGCGGCGAGGCGGCCGACGCCGAATCCGTCGCGCGGATCTTCGCCGAGTGGCGGCCCACGCTTGTGCTCGCCACGCGCCACGACCCGACCTTCCTGACGAGCGCGCCGGTGCGTTTCTGCGAGGACACCGAACTCTTCGGCCGGGTCTATTCGCCGGTCACCGCGCACGGCTCCTGGTGCCTGCTGCGCGAAGACGGCGCGGCGGGCATCGTGCCCTGA
- a CDS encoding S8 family serine peptidase: MATERDDISDVLNLRPVDRDIRYVNTKVLDSDNRLLDQSEDGVPDIGDDRRGDLGNTYEIAEYSGSEDTQSYESSYSLISTPTLRLTDEQMRDYQRARGQSEQEIDALFSPMGRAEDASRPVITDKWLSEIRRVNPEDNVRAIVHFHEKIPNTYVHPLTLEPDHEEAMEIVRSARQTAREEREAATDEFQAPWIEEFESAGIEVVRTFSLANALEVAFPANLVDEIAWDGAPYRLVRTDLRTEAFDLSSHTFSDGHPYKTLLDNRRAIGTNQYIRDGFSGRGTGTEASLANRIKVGISENRRFDQYHQAFRDGSSSFDRVEWFYNCSQPGSPEFCASGEPSEEDLEYSIGSVPNHVMASMGIIGADLENGQDGSIPSAVRGHYRGIAPNASLSYFFFNDVPSRLAAYDQIRDENIHIVSHSWGHTNNELDSNCPSDDEWSANDSLTDAANTMIEEGTILVASAGNAAGDTDGVRFCDTDTTGTNSIASPGNSPFVVTVGAADFLGDPRNATTAETLWDMTNFEEVSLIKSYSSRGATYQGFRKPNIVAYVDAVHTPIMDLDGAGVVSHGRYADTNWWLADASGECDAENDPDESNGNWWIRAPHQFSPNEGECIDPYNDGVKDFDSHFSMDERQTPWDWPEPWKHESIYQERATGTSAAAPAVAGVMALVRDWILQTSNPSNAADRGRVVSTVLNFGDGMVEDEDTLGADYIGYGDSTYGAGRMHARLFTNHGMDSPWRRVMEVIPELHTNDSVQFKLNQSILGAPLTIPAGVELLKIMVYWDEPFYNGNEATIQAVLRRTLGTNCNATYWPVALQSSSVNQGNWLHFVFDATQTGAEANFAPLVPDRCYQIDINGIHVPNGHGGEGTRRVYVTWFYEDLKRSDNDGPCQHNTGSCSVNDANYLYFH, encoded by the coding sequence TTGGCCACCGAGCGAGATGACATCTCCGATGTCCTGAATCTGCGCCCTGTCGATCGCGATATCCGGTACGTGAACACAAAAGTCCTCGATTCCGACAACCGCCTTCTCGATCAGAGTGAGGACGGCGTTCCCGACATCGGAGATGATCGCCGAGGCGACCTCGGCAACACATACGAAATCGCCGAGTATTCCGGTAGCGAGGATACGCAAAGTTACGAAAGCTCTTATTCGCTGATCTCCACGCCGACTCTGCGCTTGACCGATGAACAGATGCGGGATTACCAACGGGCGCGCGGGCAGTCCGAGCAGGAAATCGACGCGCTGTTTTCGCCGATGGGGCGTGCGGAAGACGCGTCGCGGCCCGTTATCACGGACAAATGGCTCTCCGAAATCCGACGCGTGAACCCGGAGGACAACGTCCGGGCGATCGTTCATTTCCACGAGAAGATCCCCAACACCTACGTTCATCCTCTGACGCTGGAACCCGACCACGAAGAGGCGATGGAGATCGTCCGAAGCGCGCGGCAGACGGCGCGGGAGGAGCGGGAGGCGGCGACGGACGAGTTTCAAGCGCCTTGGATCGAGGAGTTCGAATCCGCGGGAATCGAGGTTGTGCGCACGTTCAGTCTGGCGAATGCATTAGAAGTCGCGTTTCCAGCGAATCTCGTGGATGAGATCGCTTGGGACGGCGCGCCATATCGGCTCGTGCGGACGGACCTGCGTACAGAGGCGTTCGACCTGTCGAGTCATACTTTTTCCGACGGGCATCCGTATAAGACACTTCTCGACAACCGGCGCGCAATTGGAACGAACCAGTACATTCGCGACGGGTTCAGTGGACGCGGCACGGGAACCGAGGCGTCGCTCGCGAATCGGATCAAGGTGGGAATCTCCGAGAACAGGCGATTCGATCAGTATCATCAGGCTTTTCGAGACGGATCGTCGTCGTTCGACCGGGTGGAGTGGTTCTACAATTGCTCGCAGCCGGGGTCGCCGGAATTCTGCGCCTCGGGCGAACCTTCCGAAGAAGACCTGGAATATTCCATCGGCAGCGTTCCCAATCACGTCATGGCGTCCATGGGTATCATCGGCGCCGATCTGGAGAACGGTCAGGACGGTTCGATCCCTTCGGCCGTTCGCGGGCATTACCGCGGCATCGCGCCGAACGCATCGTTGTCGTACTTCTTCTTCAACGACGTCCCTTCGAGGCTGGCCGCCTACGACCAGATCCGCGACGAGAACATCCATATCGTCAGCCACTCCTGGGGACACACTAACAACGAACTCGACTCGAACTGCCCGTCCGACGACGAGTGGAGCGCGAACGATTCGCTGACCGACGCGGCCAACACGATGATCGAAGAAGGAACGATTCTCGTGGCATCCGCAGGCAACGCCGCGGGCGATACCGATGGTGTTAGATTTTGCGATACGGACACGACCGGGACGAATTCAATTGCGTCACCGGGGAATTCGCCATTCGTGGTCACGGTCGGCGCGGCGGATTTTCTGGGCGATCCGCGCAACGCGACGACGGCGGAGACGCTGTGGGACATGACGAATTTCGAGGAAGTCAGTCTGATCAAGAGCTATAGCAGCCGCGGGGCGACGTATCAGGGGTTTCGAAAACCCAATATCGTCGCCTATGTCGATGCGGTGCACACGCCGATCATGGATCTCGACGGAGCCGGCGTCGTTTCGCACGGTCGATATGCCGACACCAACTGGTGGCTGGCCGATGCATCGGGCGAGTGCGACGCGGAAAACGACCCCGACGAGTCGAATGGGAACTGGTGGATCCGGGCGCCGCACCAGTTCTCGCCGAACGAGGGGGAGTGCATCGATCCATATAATGACGGCGTAAAGGACTTTGACTCGCATTTTTCGATGGACGAACGGCAGACCCCATGGGATTGGCCCGAGCCGTGGAAGCACGAAAGCATTTATCAGGAGCGTGCCACGGGGACCTCCGCCGCGGCGCCGGCGGTGGCGGGCGTCATGGCGCTCGTTCGCGACTGGATCCTGCAGACCAGCAACCCGAGCAACGCCGCCGACCGGGGCCGGGTCGTTTCGACCGTCCTGAATTTCGGGGACGGCATGGTGGAGGACGAGGATACTCTGGGAGCCGACTACATCGGCTACGGCGATTCCACCTACGGGGCCGGCCGGATGCATGCACGGCTCTTCACCAACCACGGCATGGACAGCCCGTGGCGTCGCGTGATGGAGGTGATCCCCGAGCTGCACACGAACGACTCCGTGCAGTTCAAGCTGAACCAGAGCATCCTGGGCGCGCCGCTCACGATCCCCGCCGGAGTCGAGCTCCTGAAGATCATGGTCTACTGGGACGAGCCGTTTTACAACGGCAACGAGGCCACGATTCAGGCGGTGCTGCGCCGGACGCTCGGCACGAACTGCAATGCGACCTATTGGCCCGTCGCGTTACAAAGCAGCAGCGTGAACCAGGGGAACTGGCTGCACTTCGTCTTCGACGCCACGCAAACGGGCGCCGAAGCGAACTTCGCTCCGCTCGTCCCCGACCGCTGTTATCAGATCGACATCAATGGGATCCATGTTCCCAACGGCCACGGCGGTGAAGGCACACGCCGCGTCTACGTCACGTGGTTCTACGAAGACCTGAAACGCAGCGACAACGACGGCCCATGTCAACACAATACCGGCTCGTGCTCGGTCAACGACGCCAACTACCTCTACTTCCACTAG